From Triticum aestivum cultivar Chinese Spring chromosome 7B, IWGSC CS RefSeq v2.1, whole genome shotgun sequence:
AAAAACTCAACATAAAGTACTAACCGAAGCGAAGGAATCGAGATTCCCCTTCCCGCACTCTCCTGAGCGTCTAGTAGAGAGGATGCGAATTCACAATCTCACCGATGAAGTCTAGAGAGTTTGCCAAAGCCACCtaaggtttggggggggggggggggggggcagctgcTAGTACATTGGACACAAGTAGGCCCGACACCACGCGAGGTTCAACATGGATATTCACTTTTaagaaaaagggttttcccccgctttAGATTATAAAGCAATATCCAACCGATACAACCAGCTTGCTGGGGCCGCAGCACaaacaagcccaaaagaaaaaggagagaaagaaaaaagaaacaaatgccggcAGCTCAACTAAGCAAAGATGGCTGACACCCGCTACACCCTCCGGAGAAGTACCACCGCCCGCCAAGCACTCCGAAGCCTCGTGTATCAAGCAACATCTTCATGAAAAAATGCGACGACGACAACGCTGCTGCCCtgacaagtcctagggtttcccccagtacGCGGATGTCAGTGGGGAAGGGGTATCACCGACACCCCTCGGGAGGGTCCCGCAACGCCCAAGGGTGTAGCCGCGCCGGTGGCGAACGGGCCGCCAAAGATTTCTCCTGCCCCAGAACCACCACCGCCACCCCAGACAAACGGAAGCGCACCGTCCAACATGCTGCCCATCAGTCTGTGCCACCACGGATACTGCACCATCTTCACTGTCTCACTAAGGCCACCAACAAGAGACCTGGAGGTAGGACAAGAAGACACAGGGCTCGGTGGCAACCGCAACGCAGCCGACAGGAGGGAACAACCTCCACCGCCCCACCCGCTTTGCTCTTGTCACGGCACCGTTTTCTTCGTTTTCGGCCAAAGACTCGCGCCGGCGGCGACGCCGTGTCGCGTCTCGTTGCGGACGATGCGACTGCGACGCGGATGGTCAGATTCGGATCGGCCATCTTGTAAGGCCGGCGAGAGAACGCTGGCGTCGCGTTGTGGCCGGTCGTCTCCAAGCTGCCTTGCAGGACTAGAGGCTGCCAAGCCAGTGAGTAGTGCGTCGATGGACGGACTAGCTGCCAGGTTTGGCGCGTCTCGCGTCCCGTCGCCGGCCGGCTAAAATCAATCATCTGGGTCCGTCCATTGCATCCGTATGTGCCCGACAAGGCGAACCAGACAATGCGGCGCACGACCGTTTCGTCCCAGTCTCTCCCGCAACCGCACCTTCTTCCCTGTTCTTAAACCCCAACCCACCCGAGCAGAGGCTGCGGAGAGGGTGGACACTCGACGGCCAAAAATGACGCCCTCCATGACCGCCGCTGTTGTCCCggcgctgctgctcctcctcctcgccgccttctCGCCGGAACTGGCGGCAGCAGCAAGCTCCTCCAGGCGCACAACCCATCAACGATATTTCCCTGCTGGACTCGCTTCTCTACATCAGCAGCGGGCTGCAAGCTCCGGCGGCAGGTACGCCGCGGCGGACAACGGCACGGCGAAGCCGTTCACGGCGCACTACTTCCCGCAGGAGCTGGACCACTTCACCTTCACGCCCAACTCCTCCCGCGTCTTCTCCCACAAGTACCTCCTCAACGAGACCTTCTGGCGGCGGAAACCCACCGCCGGGCCGCTGTTCGTGTACACCGGCAACGAGGGCGACATCGAGTGGTTCACGACCAATACGGGCTTCATGTTCGACATCGCTCCCCAGTTTGGCGCCCTCCTCGTTTTCATCGAGGTACCGTCATGGCTCTTATTCTAAGCTATAATCATCATATCTTCATCGGTGACGGTGTATTGATTGTCGTGTTGATTCTCTCCGGACCTTAAGAAACACTGAATTCAATGGCGAATGCGCTAACTGCACACGAGGCGGCAGGCGCCATTTTTGCCGTTGTCTGGTACTTAAGTTCAATTACTGCTACTTGTTACTTACTTTTTGAAATTTGTGCGGGTGCAGCATCGGTTCTACGGGGAGTCACAGCCATTCGGGAACGACTCGTCCCAGTCGCCGGACACGCTGGGCTACCTAACGTCCACGCAGGCGCTCGCCGACTTCGCCGTCCTTATAACCAGCCTCAAGCAGAACCTCTCCGCCGTCGACGCCCCCGTCGTCGTCTTTGGTGGCTCCTACGGAGGCAGTAAGTCCCTCACTAATTAACGCTTTTCTATCTACGAAAATGCTAAACTTATGAAGAGCACTGGCCTTTTGTCTAATATATTCGTGCGTGTGACGTGCGGCTGGATCTACTTGTTTAGTTTATACAAAAATATGTTACTACTATACGAAAATGCATATAATGTGTAAGAGTATTTTGTGGCTAAAATTGCTAAATCCTATGGGCTACAACACTTGAATCAACTAGAGAAGACCGTGCGAGTTGCTATACGAATTGGTTCATGAAGATCTATGTTGATAACATGAGAACAAAAAATTAAAATACATATATTTTATTATGTGATTTAAAAAAAAAGAGGATTACCCTCGGCCCATGCATCAAAATGATGCAAGCAGCCATCTTTATTAAGTTATTCAACAATGGCTAATAAAAGGTATACAaagatcaacccaaagccaccttCGAGGAGAACACAATCGCTAGATCGAGTCCTGGCCATGAGTCGCCAGATGCGTTTTGTTTTCTTCCCAGTATGTGACACTATCCTCCTATTATATTTGATTATGTGTACTTGTaacaatatttattaaatataagTAGAATAATTAAATTAAAAACATTCATGCATGGTTGAATGTTGTGATGGATAGTTTTCCATGCACGATTGTATGTTGAGGCGAGTCCTATCCCATTTATAATTGTATGGTGAAGTGACATGATTATATGTTAAGAGAAGTAAGTTAATCAGGATGACTCTCTTAGGTATATATATATGATTCGTAAGTGACTGAGTCTGTCGGCTCATAATATTGTCGCGATTAGGATGAGCTAATATAGAATTGACGTTCTCATGTGGATAAACAAGAAGTAAATAATGTTGTTGTCTTCTGGCTGTTGTTTCTAGTGCTGGCATCATGGTTCAGGCTCAAGTACCCCCATGTCGCCATGGGGGCCCTGGCATCCTCTGCACCCATCCTGCAGTTCGACGACATCAGCTCCTGGTCAGGCTTCGATGACACTGTCACGCAGGACTTCAAGGTACTTACTAGAATTAGTTACCACTTCGTTATAACACTCTAAAAGATAAGTTGGTCAAATAATTTCTGGGTGGACGGCCCACTGTCACTGGTCAAATTATTGTCCTTCACTCTTCAAAATGTTGGAACTCATCCTCGGGACCGATCACATCAAAGAGCACACGACGAACACCCGCAAAAACTTTAGCCAAAAGGCCCTTGTCGTgccctcttttttctctttttattttctccttttcttcCCAATGATCTTTCAAAGTTGCAGCCGTGGTCATGTAAATATATATGCAAGACCCGAGCCGACGTATAGCTAAACCTAGTCGAACTAGGACAGCCAAGCAAACTTCTAGCCGGACTTAACTTCGTGAACTAACCTCTCTCACGTGCACAACTAGCTTGGATGTCCCAATACTACTGCAAGATATTATCCTAACACGGAACGCATGGCAGTCCGTCCGTCTGCTGCAGACTAATCGACGGTGTTGGCTCTGAATGATTGTAGTACTCCGTCCGTTctaaaataagtgtcgctgatttagtataaCTTTAGCAAAATAAATGTTGCTGATTTAGGGCAAttcttcttttctaaaaaaaaaatctTTAGTGTCGCTGATTTAATACGATTTTCTTattttgggatagagggagtagtatTGAATTTCACTTGTTGTATGCCTGTCCGTTAGCATGTCTCTCTTCCTGTACTTATATCAGTACCCTAGCGGCAACTTAATGGTTTTCATTTGTGGGTCATGAATTGGTTACAGCGTTTCTCTTCATTAGCACGGAATTTAATGGATGTGTTTGATTAGAATCTTTCAAGAATTATTTTTTCATGTGAGTGACTGAAATGGCACCGGCCAGCCAGTGATGTGGATGTCTAGTTAAGGTCTTGATTATGAGTCATGGCTAAGTTGATTAGCTTGATTGCGATGCATAACTGCACCAAAGGGCTATCAGTAGGCGGCTGCACGAATAAGGTCCTTAATTTTCCAAAAATATATGCAAATTGGAGTATTTTGTTCATTATCGATGACTGATGGCGCGGCTGTTATTTATAATACGGTACAGACAAGATCGAACAAGGAATGGGAATAATGACATGTTGCTAGTGACATCATTGTCTGATTGGTGCTTGATTTGTCCTTCTCCCAAGCTGAAGTTTCCAACGAAAGACATAGTTGTTTATTTAGCTGACTGTAACATTTTGCAGTCTGAGAGCCTGAATTGCTACAGTGTCATCAAGGCGGTCTGGGATGTGTTAGATGACAGGGGATCAAACGAGACAGGGCTCTTGGAGCTCAGCAAAACCTTCAGGACCTGCAAGTAAGCGTTTGTCTAACTGATAATTTTTTTAACTGAAAACCGTATAAAATTCATTAATATAGGGAGAAAAACAAAAGATTGAAGACTGCACGTATTCTTTTTTATGTGTGAAGTGTAAGTAAAGCAAACAAATAGTCAAACCTTGTAGGTAATaaatacatgaaaaagatgacTTGCAGGATAAGAGATTCTTGATAAGATGTACATTAAGTCCAAAGGATAGATTTGCTACTGGACATGAAAACCTCATCTTGATAAGATTGCCCCGAGTGGTGAACTAATGAAGAGCGCCATATTTGAACGAACGGCGATGACTCGGGTTCATGATGTTGTGTTATCCCTCAACTTTTAGGACCGTGCACTCCGCTGATTCGCTGACCAACTTTCTATATACGGCATTCACCTACACGGCCATGACGGACTATCCAACTCCAGCCAATTTCCTGCAAAATCTGCCTGCTTACCCTGTCAAAGAGGTTAGCCACTTGTAACCTAATTAACAACCCTTACTTTTGCCTGAATTATATCAAGTGAATGAGCAGAGAAACAAGAGTTCCAGAGTTACCAAACTGAGTCATGCAAAAACAGGACCTGCTTTTTATTCTCTTCTGCTGAGCATGTAATTCTCCTGACATTTCTACAGATGTGCAAGATCATTGATTCTTTCCCCGCGGGAGCAGACGTCGTCGAAAAAGCTTTCGCAGCGGCGAGCTTGTACTACAATTACACAGGCGACCAGAAGTGCTTCCAGGTGGAAGGTGGGGATGACCCCCATGGCCTCAGCGGCTGGGGCTGGCAGGTAAAATCCTGACAGACAGTGACATACATGTGGTTTACTGATAACACTGCAAGACTGAAATTCATATATGATATATGTGTTTGTTTCCTGAAACAACCTTTATACAGGCCTGCACAGAGATGGTCATGCCAATGGCTGTGTCAAATGAGAGCATGTTTCCACCATTCGGCTTTAGCTACGAGGAGAGGTCCAAGGGCTGCCTTGCCAATTATGGAGTTCGTCCGAGGATGCACTGGATCACTACTGAATATGGTGGCCATGTAAGTTTTCTTTCAGATTTTTTTAGTGTTTACATATGAACCGTCAGTAGTAATAATTGTTGGGTCACTTGGGTGGCATGTGCTCACCTGCTACTGCATTGCACAATCCACTGCAGAAAATTGACAAAGTTCTCAAGAGGTTTGGGAGCAACATTATCTTCTCCAATGGGATGCGAGACCCATGGAGTCGAGGCGGGTAAGAGTAAAAGATTTCACTATCTGAATTCTTCAGTCGATAGTTGCAACCATTCAGGTAATTTTGTTACCATTGTAAACAATACTAATAGTCTTCCTTTCAAACTGCTATCAGGGTGCTCAAGAACATATCATCCAGCATCATTGCTCTTGTCACAGAGAAAGGTAAACATGAAGTTAAAGAAAATATGCAAGGTCAAAAGTATTCTGAACTTACTTATGCGGGCTACGTTTTGTAATGGTGATTTTCAGGGGCCCATCATTTGGACTTCAGATCTGCAACCAAGGATGACCCAGACTGGGTTGTAGAACAAAGGAGACAGGAAATTGAGAtcatacatggatggatagatcagtATAACAAGGACATTGCACAGATGTAGCAGTAAGAAGGCGCCATTGATTTTCATAGTTGAGGAAAATAACTATGTGGTTACATGCAAAATTATAAGGATTTGCCTTTCTTTAACTATGTGGTTAATGCATGGTTTTGACATACGCCATGTATATGATGCGTGGGGTGTGAGTCCACATGTCATATATATGTTTTGACATTGTTTATCGATTCTTTGCACTATGTTCTATGTTTTGGAGGAGCCTAGGGCGAATTTGGCGACATGGATTTGTGAGGCTATATATATGTATGAGTACATAGATACATATACATACATGTGTCTACTTTCACATGTGAAGTGTTAATAGTTATCTTCCAAACACACATTCTTACTTTGAGATGTCTAATAATGATACAGGTTTGCTTCTTTTTTCCTCTGAAATTGTTGCGATGAATATTGAACTCGGTGGCATACTTGTATTTGTCCCCACAAAAAATTTAATTGCACAGTTTTGACATACACGCTGTCTATGATGGGTGGGTCCAAACCCACAATCATACACAGGGGCCATATGTGTTTTATTTTGCAGGGGCATCCCATTGTAAGAAGCAACATTGCATATCGTAGCACCTTTTGTTCTTCGCAATAAAAACAATACTTCTTATGATTCATGTTAGAATAATCCGAGGTCACCGTTGATCCACCAAGGATCAAGCAACCAGCCAATCACATAAGGCACGACACgaaatttgttaacgaggttcaacAATATGGGTACATCCCtagggcatgactacgggcgctgctcctcatgacaccgtcacaatatcacacaccggccacccgggcgctgGCACACGCCGCCGGTTCCGCTTGCGTACCTGTGCTATTATGTTCCATCGGTTACATCTAGCGTCTACCCTCACAATATATAGGAACCCacggatacaagtgtcctattaggacataACTCCTACCTTATATAAGCATAATACAACTCAGACTCCAACTGCAACCTACCttatacactatattcgacacaattcCAAAAAATCCCAGAAAGAAAAACATTAATTTCAAAGGAGTGCTATGCATACGGCGCTATGCGTCTGATTCTCTGCAGTGTGTTCTATTGTAGAGGAGCCTAGGGCGAAGTCGACGACATGGATTTGCAAGGCAATATATATGTATGAGTAATAAATAGACACATATACACAGTTATCTTCCAACCACACAATCTTACTTTGAGACGTCTAATACTAATATTAGTAGAGCAATGTCATATAACGGCAAGAAGATTAAAAGAATAACAAAATTCAACCTGTATGATTATCTcaaataagaaaaaaaaatcaatGACTGTCCCCATCGACAATAATGCTTCGCTTCAGAAAAAAAACTTATTTAAAGCACTTTGTTGTGATTCAAAATTGAACGACtcgctttctttttttcttttgtgcAACCAGCATTCTCATACCCAAAATTATGACCGAATGTACAGTTAGAATTTCAGAAATTAGAACCTTAAAGAGGACTAAAGATATGAGGATAGATGGATCGTGAACGCACCATGCCGAGTTCCGAAAGGTGGACATGATGTGCGGAGACAGGACAACCGTGGCTTAGGAGACACGGGCAATTGGTGCCCATGCCCAATGGTAGTTGTCGACAACTAAAGTGAGCAGAGGCAGACAGACAGAGCAATCAGGGATCAGCAATAGcgattttcctcaaaaaaaaaaaagattgcCCACGACGTTTGCTTTCGTCCGCTGCCGGCGCCAACTCCTATTCGGCGCTCGTAACGCCAGTTACAACGCTTTTCGCTAGATTTTATGCAGGCCAGCCCATTAATAGCTATCCGAGAGTAGGTCGCTGGTTTTGGGAAGATTCTAGAAACATCCGGTAGGTTTTTTCTTTTTTCAGTTTTTAGTTTTCTGgatgatttttatttttttaattctatttcctttttcttttatttttattttcctgttttatttattttttgttgttttaaaTACGCGAGCTTTTTTAAAatacgtgaacattttttcaaaatcgtGTACCTTTATTTAAAATAcgtaatttttttcaaattcatgaacttttttcaaatccgcaaACTTTTCTCAAATGCATGAATATATTCAAATCCACAAACCTTCACCAAACTTATGAAGTTTTCTTTCAAAATTCACTAACTTTTTcccaattcatgaac
This genomic window contains:
- the LOC123158993 gene encoding lysosomal Pro-X carboxypeptidase, with product MTPSMTAAVVPALLLLLLAAFSPELAAAASSSRRTTHQRYFPAGLASLHQQRAASSGGRYAAADNGTAKPFTAHYFPQELDHFTFTPNSSRVFSHKYLLNETFWRRKPTAGPLFVYTGNEGDIEWFTTNTGFMFDIAPQFGALLVFIEHRFYGESQPFGNDSSQSPDTLGYLTSTQALADFAVLITSLKQNLSAVDAPVVVFGGSYGGMLASWFRLKYPHVAMGALASSAPILQFDDISSWSGFDDTVTQDFKSESLNCYSVIKAVWDVLDDRGSNETGLLELSKTFRTCKTVHSADSLTNFLYTAFTYTAMTDYPTPANFLQNLPAYPVKEMCKIIDSFPAGADVVEKAFAAASLYYNYTGDQKCFQVEGGDDPHGLSGWGWQACTEMVMPMAVSNESMFPPFGFSYEERSKGCLANYGVRPRMHWITTEYGGHKIDKVLKRFGSNIIFSNGMRDPWSRGGVLKNISSSIIALVTEKGAHHLDFRSATKDDPDWVVEQRRQEIEIIHGWIDQYNKDIAQM